The Balnearium lithotrophicum genome segment AGAATAGGCTTTGCAAAGGTTTATTCTACAAAAAGCAGCAGGAGTGGGAAAAGGTTCTTCCAGGAACTTGAAAAGTTTCTTCCCTTCAAAATAGAGAAAGTTCAGACAGACAACGGAAGTGAGTTTATAGGAGAGTTAGAGGACTACCTTAAGGAGAGGGGAATAGAACACTACTTCAGCTATCCGAGGTCTCCCAAGACCAATGCACACGTTGAAAGGTTCATACAGACGGTGGAGAAGGAACTGTGGATGATAGAAGGGACTGAGCCGAAAGTTGATGAAATGAACAGGAAACTATTTAGGTATCTAAACTTTTACAACTTCGTTAGGCCTCATCAAGGTCTTGGTTATAAGACTCCAGTAGAGAAGTTTGAGGAATATATTAAAAAACTCCAGGGTGTCCACCATGTATTGAACGAGAACAAAAACTTGACAAAATACAAGTACAAGTGTAAATATTGGCTTGCTTTCCCGCAGA includes the following:
- a CDS encoding integrase core domain-containing protein; amino-acid sequence: RIGFAKVYSTKSSRSGKRFFQELEKFLPFKIEKVQTDNGSEFIGELEDYLKERGIEHYFSYPRSPKTNAHVERFIQTVEKELWMIEGTEPKVDEMNRKLFRYLNFYNFVRPHQGLGYKTPVEKFEEYIKKLQGVHHVLNENKNLTKYKYKCKYWLAFPQKNIRR